Proteins co-encoded in one bacterium genomic window:
- the rpoC gene encoding DNA-directed RNA polymerase subunit beta': MLKQDTNSGGNGATVPANYRTIPVGVEGAMDDVNLNDVSAVARISIASPDQILDWARRHRRQTERSIDELEQRSFGEVKKPETINYRTFKPEKDGLFCERIFGPTKDWECACGKYKRIKYKGIICDRCGVEVTESKVRRIRMGYIQLAAPVCHIWFYKGTSSKISNLLDISVRDLGKVIYFQEYIIVDADEETGLKTKEVITEEQARKYREQYGDKVKIMIGAEAVVEFLKRIDVEDLANRLAVEMREAKSAQKRNKIIKRLKVVEAFRGSPNRPEWMVMEVLPVIPPDLRPLVHLDGGRFATSDLNDLYRRVINRNNRLKRLIELRAPDVILRNEKRMLQEAVDALFDNSRRGRPTKGHNNRPLKSLSDMLKGKQGRFRQNLLGKRVDYSGRSVIVVGPELKFNECGLPKRMALELFDPFIIHELEKRGYCTTIKSAKKLMEREDPVVYDILDDIIKDHPVLLNRAPTLHRLGVQAFMPRLVEGKAIRLHPLACAAFNADFDGDQMAVHVPLSIEARLESKMLMLAENNILAPSNGRPIATPSQDIVLGSFYLTKLRHNQQAGEYREVRKVKGGKTQEFNRYQLTQERDKDAKFDEKTELVNTSGVYSGPAEAIMAYEHGKVTLHAEIKVRFKDYSEPGDTRWAFTSVGRLLFAEHLPKEIDFLTNANEVMTKKTLGHVVALAHKLCGPQRCGQVLDSIKDLGFFFAKAGGISISIADMVIPASKQDILAEGQKRLEQINRDYAAGNLTDEERYHNVIAIWTQATDDVTRDLMKSLSSDQDGFNPVYIMAHSGARGNKDQIRQLAGMRGLMQRPSKKLTGSIGEIIESPILANFREGLTVLEYFISTHGARKGLADTALKTSDAGYLTRRLVDVAQDLIITEDDCGTQNGILATPIIDIDAKGEKILEPLRERITGRCPVREVRHPNTDELICARGQMITEPIARQIEDAGIERLEIRSVLTCETRRGICRKCYGRDLAVGDMVKFGEAVGVIAAQSIGEPGTQLTLRTFHTGGVSMGVLEGWYQSDVNGHIRFLDLRFIETQRGERIVTNRTGSIKVYNEQGDEVQNLPNIPYGARILKADNDRVTRDDRIVEWDPTSTPIIAEMDGVLRYEDIIDGISMRYDIDPETEHRMMVITEHREERHPRLVILSNSEKDEDGEPKVLAHYSLSSGTIIGREASDGSKVFAGQILGRVPKARTKSRDITGGLPRVDELFEARKPKECAFIADIEGMFEMRGVAKGMRRCAIIAENGEEHTYSVPLNRNFLVRDGERVQVGDVLTDGALSPHDILRVKGEKSVMEFLLQEIQEVYRLQGVHINDKHIECIIRQMLKKIVIEDPGNTRFLFGQQVDKWMFQEENDRVIKNGGEPAVGRPKMLGLTKASLETESFISAASFQETTRVLTDAAIRGRRDYLRGLKENVIMGLLIPAGTGLPRYRNVEVLPAEEPKPAEPVEAATEE; the protein is encoded by the coding sequence ATGTTGAAGCAAGATACGAACAGCGGTGGTAACGGAGCCACAGTGCCGGCGAACTACCGGACGATCCCCGTTGGCGTCGAGGGCGCCATGGACGACGTAAACCTGAACGACGTTTCTGCAGTCGCTCGGATTTCGATCGCCTCCCCGGACCAGATTCTGGATTGGGCACGTCGGCACCGTCGTCAGACGGAGCGCTCCATCGACGAACTCGAGCAGCGGTCCTTCGGCGAAGTCAAGAAGCCGGAAACGATTAACTACCGCACGTTCAAGCCCGAGAAGGACGGCTTGTTCTGCGAGCGCATCTTCGGCCCGACGAAGGACTGGGAGTGCGCCTGCGGGAAGTACAAGCGCATTAAGTACAAGGGTATCATCTGCGATCGATGCGGCGTTGAGGTGACCGAATCCAAGGTCCGCCGTATTCGCATGGGCTATATCCAGCTCGCCGCCCCCGTTTGCCATATCTGGTTCTACAAGGGCACGTCCTCGAAGATCAGCAACCTGCTGGACATCAGCGTCCGCGATCTCGGCAAGGTGATCTACTTCCAGGAGTACATCATCGTCGACGCCGACGAGGAAACCGGCCTGAAGACGAAGGAAGTCATCACGGAAGAGCAGGCTCGCAAGTACCGCGAGCAGTACGGCGACAAGGTCAAGATCATGATCGGCGCCGAGGCCGTGGTTGAATTCCTGAAGCGCATCGACGTCGAGGACCTGGCGAACCGCCTGGCCGTCGAGATGCGCGAGGCGAAGTCGGCTCAGAAGCGCAACAAGATCATCAAGCGCCTGAAGGTCGTCGAGGCGTTCCGTGGGTCCCCGAACCGTCCCGAGTGGATGGTGATGGAAGTGCTGCCGGTGATTCCGCCGGATCTGCGTCCGCTCGTCCACCTGGACGGCGGCCGCTTTGCGACCTCCGACCTCAACGACCTCTATCGTCGCGTTATCAATCGTAACAACCGCCTGAAGCGCCTGATCGAACTGCGCGCCCCAGACGTGATTCTGCGCAATGAGAAACGCATGCTGCAGGAAGCCGTCGACGCGCTGTTCGATAACAGCCGCCGCGGCCGCCCGACCAAGGGCCATAACAACCGCCCGCTGAAGTCCCTCAGCGATATGCTGAAGGGCAAGCAGGGCCGCTTCCGTCAGAACCTTCTCGGCAAGCGCGTCGACTACTCGGGCCGTTCCGTGATCGTCGTTGGTCCGGAACTGAAGTTCAACGAATGCGGTCTGCCGAAGCGAATGGCTCTCGAGTTGTTCGATCCATTCATCATTCACGAACTTGAGAAGCGTGGCTATTGCACGACGATCAAGTCTGCAAAGAAGTTGATGGAGCGCGAGGATCCCGTCGTCTACGACATCCTCGACGACATCATCAAGGACCACCCGGTCCTCCTGAACCGCGCCCCAACCCTCCACCGTCTCGGCGTCCAGGCTTTCATGCCGCGCTTGGTGGAAGGTAAGGCGATCCGTCTGCACCCGCTCGCTTGCGCGGCTTTCAACGCCGACTTCGACGGCGACCAGATGGCCGTTCACGTTCCACTTTCGATCGAGGCGCGCCTCGAATCGAAGATGTTGATGCTTGCGGAGAACAACATTCTGGCTCCGTCCAACGGACGCCCGATTGCGACTCCCAGCCAGGATATCGTCCTCGGGTCCTTCTACCTGACGAAGCTGCGTCACAACCAGCAGGCGGGCGAGTACCGCGAGGTTCGCAAGGTCAAGGGCGGCAAGACGCAGGAGTTCAATCGCTATCAGTTGACGCAGGAACGCGACAAAGATGCGAAGTTCGACGAGAAGACCGAACTGGTTAACACGTCGGGCGTCTACTCCGGTCCAGCCGAAGCCATCATGGCTTACGAGCACGGCAAGGTCACGTTGCACGCGGAAATCAAGGTTCGCTTCAAGGACTATAGCGAGCCGGGCGATACCCGCTGGGCGTTCACGTCCGTCGGCCGTCTGCTCTTTGCCGAGCACCTGCCGAAGGAAATCGACTTCCTGACCAATGCCAACGAAGTCATGACGAAGAAGACCCTCGGTCATGTTGTGGCGCTCGCGCACAAGCTTTGCGGCCCGCAGCGCTGCGGTCAGGTTCTCGACTCGATCAAGGACCTCGGCTTCTTCTTCGCCAAGGCCGGCGGTATCTCCATTTCCATCGCGGACATGGTCATCCCGGCCTCGAAGCAGGACATTCTTGCCGAAGGCCAGAAGCGCCTCGAGCAGATCAACCGCGACTACGCCGCCGGTAACCTGACGGACGAAGAGCGCTATCACAACGTGATCGCGATCTGGACGCAGGCCACGGACGACGTAACCCGCGACCTGATGAAGTCGCTGTCCTCCGACCAGGACGGATTCAACCCGGTCTACATCATGGCGCACTCCGGTGCTCGTGGTAACAAGGACCAGATTCGCCAGTTGGCCGGTATGCGCGGCCTGATGCAGCGTCCGTCGAAGAAGCTGACTGGCTCCATCGGTGAAATCATCGAGTCCCCGATTCTCGCCAACTTCCGCGAAGGCCTGACCGTGCTGGAGTACTTCATCTCCACACACGGCGCGCGAAAGGGCCTGGCGGATACGGCTCTGAAGACCTCCGACGCCGGTTACCTGACGCGTCGACTTGTCGATGTTGCCCAGGATCTGATTATCACCGAAGACGACTGCGGCACGCAGAATGGTATTCTCGCCACGCCGATCATCGACATCGACGCCAAGGGTGAGAAGATCCTCGAGCCGCTGCGCGAGCGTATCACGGGCCGTTGCCCGGTGCGCGAAGTGCGTCACCCAAATACAGACGAACTGATCTGCGCCCGCGGCCAGATGATCACCGAGCCTATCGCTCGTCAGATCGAAGACGCCGGCATCGAGCGCCTTGAGATCCGTTCCGTCCTCACGTGCGAAACCCGCCGCGGCATTTGCCGCAAGTGCTACGGCCGCGATCTGGCCGTCGGCGATATGGTCAAGTTCGGCGAGGCGGTCGGCGTTATCGCTGCCCAGTCCATCGGCGAGCCCGGCACGCAGTTGACCCTGCGTACGTTCCACACCGGCGGTGTGTCGATGGGCGTGCTCGAAGGCTGGTACCAGTCGGACGTCAATGGTCACATCCGTTTCCTCGACCTGCGCTTCATCGAGACGCAGCGCGGCGAACGCATCGTGACGAACCGTACCGGCTCAATCAAGGTCTACAACGAGCAGGGCGATGAAGTGCAGAACCTGCCGAACATCCCGTACGGTGCCCGGATCCTGAAGGCCGACAACGACCGCGTGACCCGCGATGACCGCATTGTCGAATGGGATCCGACGTCGACTCCGATTATCGCGGAAATGGACGGCGTCCTGCGCTACGAGGACATCATCGACGGTATTTCGATGCGCTACGACATCGATCCGGAAACGGAACACCGCATGATGGTGATCACCGAGCACCGCGAAGAGCGTCACCCGCGCCTCGTCATCCTCTCCAACTCGGAGAAGGACGAAGACGGCGAGCCGAAGGTGCTGGCGCACTACTCCCTGTCCTCCGGCACGATTATCGGCCGCGAGGCCTCGGATGGCTCGAAGGTCTTCGCCGGCCAGATTCTCGGCCGAGTTCCGAAGGCTCGCACGAAGAGCCGTGACATCACCGGCGGTCTGCCCCGTGTCGATGAACTCTTTGAAGCCCGCAAGCCGAAGGAATGTGCCTTCATCGCGGACATCGAAGGCATGTTCGAGATGCGCGGCGTTGCCAAGGGCATGCGTCGTTGCGCGATCATCGCAGAGAACGGCGAAGAGCACACCTACTCGGTGCCTCTGAACCGTAACTTCCTCGTTCGCGATGGCGAGCGCGTGCAGGTGGGCGATGTGCTCACCGACGGCGCGCTGTCGCCGCACGACATCCTGCGCGTGAAGGGCGAGAAGTCCGTTATGGAGTTCCTGCTGCAGGAAATCCAGGAAGTCTATCGTCTGCAGGGCGTGCACATTAACGATAAGCACATCGAGTGCATCATCCGCCAGATGCTGAAGAAGATCGTCATCGAGGATCCGGGCAACACGCGCTTCCTCTTTGGCCAGCAGGTGGACAAGTGGATGTTCCAGGAAGAGAACGACCGCGTGATCAAGAACGGCGGCGAGCCTGCCGTCGGTCGTCCGAAGATGCTTGGCCTCACCAAGGCCTCGCTTGAGACGGAGTCCTTCATCTCCGCCGCGTCCTTCCAGGAAACCACTCGCGTGCTGACCGATGCCGCGATCCGTGGCCGTCGCGATTACCTGCGCGGCCTGAAGGAGAACGTCATCATGGGTCTCCTGATCCCCGCTGGCACTGGCCTGCCGCGTTATCGTAACGTGGAAGTCCTTCCCGCCGAGGAGCCGAAGCCGGCCGAGCCGGTCGAGGCAGCGACGGAAGAATAA